From a region of the Eulemur rufifrons isolate Redbay chromosome 7, OSU_ERuf_1, whole genome shotgun sequence genome:
- the CSPG5 gene encoding chondroitin sulfate proteoglycan 5 isoform X3, translating into MKSGLAWEPRANDTQEAALPAAGEDETSWTAPGGELSIVGPEEALQASAAVTGTTWLEADSPGLGGVTAEAGSGDAQALPATLQAPDETLGQSSMPPDTPEATEASGPPSPTPNDKLSPASELPKESPLEVWLNLGGSTPDPQGPEPTYPFQGTLDPHPASDIIDIDYFEGLDGEGRGADLGSFPGSPGISENHPDTEGETPSWSLLDLYDDFTPFDESDFYPTTSFYDDLEEEEEEEDDKDAVGGGDLENENDLLVPTRKPGLGPGTGQPTNRWHAVPPQHTLGLVPGSSIALRPRPGVSGKDLASSENGTECRSGFVRHNGSCRSVCDLFPSYCHNGGQCYLVENIGAFCRCNTQDYIWHKGMRCESIITDFQVMCVAVGSAALVLLLLFMMTVFFAKKLYLLKTENTKLRRTNKFRTPSELHNDNFSLSTIAEGSHPNVRKLCNTPRTSSPHARALAHYDNVICQDDPSAPHKIQEALKSCLKEEESFNIQNSMSPKLEGGKGDQADLEVNCLQNNLT; encoded by the exons ATGAAGAGTGGCCTGGCATGGGAGCCGCGTGCCAACGACACACAGGAGGCCGCCTTGCCAGCAGCTGGAGAAGATGAGACCTCGTGGACGGCGCCGGGCGGCGAGCTGTCCATTGTGGGCCCAGAGGAGGCGCTGCAGGCGTCAGCTGCAGTGACCGGCACCACATGGCTAGAGGCTGACAGCCCCGGCCTGGGTGGAGTGACAGCAGAGGCGGGCAGCGGCGATGCCCAGGCCCTTCCAGCTACACTCCAGGCTCCCGACGAGACCCTCGGGCAGTCATCAATGCCCCCCGACACCCCTGAGGCTACAGAGGCCAGTGGACCACCCTCCCCGACCCCCAATGACAAGCTGAGCCCAGCTTCTGAACTCCCCAAGGAGAGCCCCTTGGAGGTTTGGCTGAACCTGGGAGGCAGCACACCTGACCCTCAAGGGCCAGAGCCAACTTACCCCTTTCAGGGCACATTAGATCCCCACCCAGCCTCCGATATAATTGACATCGACTACTTCGAAGGATTGGATGGTGAGGGTCGGGGCGCAGACCTGGGGAGCTTCCCAGGGTCACCAGGAATCTCAGAGAACCACCCTGATACTGAGGGAGAGACCCCTTCCTGGAGCCTGCTTGACTTATATGATGACTTCACCCCCTTTGATGAATCTGATTTCTACCCCACCACATCCTTTTATGATGacttggaggaagaggaggaagaggaggatgacaAAGATGCAGTGGGAGGTGGAGacctggaaaatgaaaatgacctTCTAGTGCCCACTCGGAAGCCTGGTCTGGGGCCTGGGACAGGTCAGCCTACCAACCGGTGGCATGCTGTCCCTCCACAGCATACTCTGGGGTTGGTCCCTGGAAGCAGCATCGCCCTCAGGCCCCGCCCAGGAGTGTCAGGCAAGGACCTGGCCTCAAGCGAAAATGGCACTGAGTGCCGCAGTGGCTTCGTGCGGCATAACGGCTCCTGCCGGTCAGTGTGTGACCTCTTCCCAAGTTACTGTCACAATGGTGGGCAGTGTTACCTGGTGGAGAACATAGGGGCCTTCTGCAG GTGCAACACGCAGGACTACATCTGGCACAAGGGGATGCGCTGTGAGTCCATCATCACCGACTTCCAGGTGATGTGCGTGGCCGTGGGCTCGGCCGCCCTCGTGCTACTCCTGCTTTTCATGATGACGGTGTTCTTCGCCAAGAAGCTCTATCTGCTCAAGACAGAGAATACCAAGCTGCGTAGGACCAA CAAATTCCGGACCCCATCTGAGCTCCACAACGATAACTTCTCCCTCTCCACCATTGCCGAGGGCTCTCACCCAAATGTAAGGAAACTTTGCAACACTCCCCGTACCTCCTCCCCCCATGCCCGTGCCTTGGCTCACTATGATAACGTTATCTGTCAG gATGATCCTAGTGCCCCACACAAAATCCAGGAAGCTCTCAAGTCCTGCCTGAAAGAGGAGGAGTCATTTAACATCCAGAACTCCATGTCGCCCAAGCTCGAGGGTGGCAAAGGTGACCAGGCTGACTTGGAGGTGAACTGTCTTCAGAATAATTTAACCTAA
- the CSPG5 gene encoding chondroitin sulfate proteoglycan 5 isoform X2, which translates to MGRTGGGGPGRGPPPLLLLLGATLVLTAGAVPAREAGSAVEAEELMKSGLAWEPRANDTQEAALPAAGEDETSWTAPGGELSIVGPEEALQASAAVTGTTWLEADSPGLGGVTAEAGSGDAQALPATLQAPDETLGQSSMPPDTPEATEASGPPSPTPNDKLSPASELPKESPLEVWLNLGGSTPDPQGPEPTYPFQGTLDPHPASDIIDIDYFEGLDGEGRGADLGSFPGSPGISENHPDTEGETPSWSLLDLYDDFTPFDESDFYPTTSFYDDLEEEEEEEDDKDAVGGGDLENENDLLVPTRKPGLGPGTGQPTNRWHAVPPQHTLGLVPGSSIALRPRPGVSGKDLASSENGTECRSGFVRHNGSCRSVCDLFPSYCHNGGQCYLVENIGAFCRCNTQDYIWHKGMRCESIITDFQVMCVAVGSAALVLLLLFMMTVFFAKKLYLLKTENTKLRRTNKFRTPSELHNDNFSLSTIAEGSHPNDDPSAPHKIQEALKSCLKEEESFNIQNSMSPKLEGGKGDQADLEVNCLQNNLT; encoded by the exons ATGGGCCGAACCGGGGGTGGGGGCCCGGGCCGGGGACCGCCgccactgctgctgcttctggggGCCACGCTGGTCCTTACCGCTGGAGCCGTGCCGG CGCGCGAGGCAGGCAGCGCCGTGGAGGCCGAAGAGCTGATGAAGAGTGGCCTGGCATGGGAGCCGCGTGCCAACGACACACAGGAGGCCGCCTTGCCAGCAGCTGGAGAAGATGAGACCTCGTGGACGGCGCCGGGCGGCGAGCTGTCCATTGTGGGCCCAGAGGAGGCGCTGCAGGCGTCAGCTGCAGTGACCGGCACCACATGGCTAGAGGCTGACAGCCCCGGCCTGGGTGGAGTGACAGCAGAGGCGGGCAGCGGCGATGCCCAGGCCCTTCCAGCTACACTCCAGGCTCCCGACGAGACCCTCGGGCAGTCATCAATGCCCCCCGACACCCCTGAGGCTACAGAGGCCAGTGGACCACCCTCCCCGACCCCCAATGACAAGCTGAGCCCAGCTTCTGAACTCCCCAAGGAGAGCCCCTTGGAGGTTTGGCTGAACCTGGGAGGCAGCACACCTGACCCTCAAGGGCCAGAGCCAACTTACCCCTTTCAGGGCACATTAGATCCCCACCCAGCCTCCGATATAATTGACATCGACTACTTCGAAGGATTGGATGGTGAGGGTCGGGGCGCAGACCTGGGGAGCTTCCCAGGGTCACCAGGAATCTCAGAGAACCACCCTGATACTGAGGGAGAGACCCCTTCCTGGAGCCTGCTTGACTTATATGATGACTTCACCCCCTTTGATGAATCTGATTTCTACCCCACCACATCCTTTTATGATGacttggaggaagaggaggaagaggaggatgacaAAGATGCAGTGGGAGGTGGAGacctggaaaatgaaaatgacctTCTAGTGCCCACTCGGAAGCCTGGTCTGGGGCCTGGGACAGGTCAGCCTACCAACCGGTGGCATGCTGTCCCTCCACAGCATACTCTGGGGTTGGTCCCTGGAAGCAGCATCGCCCTCAGGCCCCGCCCAGGAGTGTCAGGCAAGGACCTGGCCTCAAGCGAAAATGGCACTGAGTGCCGCAGTGGCTTCGTGCGGCATAACGGCTCCTGCCGGTCAGTGTGTGACCTCTTCCCAAGTTACTGTCACAATGGTGGGCAGTGTTACCTGGTGGAGAACATAGGGGCCTTCTGCAG GTGCAACACGCAGGACTACATCTGGCACAAGGGGATGCGCTGTGAGTCCATCATCACCGACTTCCAGGTGATGTGCGTGGCCGTGGGCTCGGCCGCCCTCGTGCTACTCCTGCTTTTCATGATGACGGTGTTCTTCGCCAAGAAGCTCTATCTGCTCAAGACAGAGAATACCAAGCTGCGTAGGACCAA CAAATTCCGGACCCCATCTGAGCTCCACAACGATAACTTCTCCCTCTCCACCATTGCCGAGGGCTCTCACCCAAAT gATGATCCTAGTGCCCCACACAAAATCCAGGAAGCTCTCAAGTCCTGCCTGAAAGAGGAGGAGTCATTTAACATCCAGAACTCCATGTCGCCCAAGCTCGAGGGTGGCAAAGGTGACCAGGCTGACTTGGAGGTGAACTGTCTTCAGAATAATTTAACCTAA
- the CSPG5 gene encoding chondroitin sulfate proteoglycan 5 isoform X5, whose amino-acid sequence MGRTGGGGPGRGPPPLLLLLGATLVLTAGAVPAREAGSAVEAEELMKSGLAWEPRANDTQEAALPAAGEDETSWTAPGGELSIVGPEEALQASAAVTGTTWLEADSPGLGGVTAEAGSGDAQALPATLQAPDETLGQSSMPPDTPEATEASGPPSPTPNDKLSPASELPKESPLEVWLNLGGSTPDPQGPEPTYPFQGTLDPHPASDIIDIDYFEGLDGEGRGADLGSFPGSPGISENHPDTEGETPSWSLLDLYDDFTPFDESDFYPTTSFYDDLEEEEEEEDDKDAVGGGDLENENDLLVPTRKPGLGPGTGQPTNRWHAVPPQHTLGLVPGSSIALRPRPGVSGKDLASSENGTECRSGFVRHNGSCRSVCDLFPSYCHNGGQCYLVENIGAFCRCNTQDYIWHKGMRCESIITDFQVMCVAVGSAALVLLLLFMMTVFFAKKLYLLKTENTKLRRTKMILVPHTKSRKLSSPA is encoded by the exons ATGGGCCGAACCGGGGGTGGGGGCCCGGGCCGGGGACCGCCgccactgctgctgcttctggggGCCACGCTGGTCCTTACCGCTGGAGCCGTGCCGG CGCGCGAGGCAGGCAGCGCCGTGGAGGCCGAAGAGCTGATGAAGAGTGGCCTGGCATGGGAGCCGCGTGCCAACGACACACAGGAGGCCGCCTTGCCAGCAGCTGGAGAAGATGAGACCTCGTGGACGGCGCCGGGCGGCGAGCTGTCCATTGTGGGCCCAGAGGAGGCGCTGCAGGCGTCAGCTGCAGTGACCGGCACCACATGGCTAGAGGCTGACAGCCCCGGCCTGGGTGGAGTGACAGCAGAGGCGGGCAGCGGCGATGCCCAGGCCCTTCCAGCTACACTCCAGGCTCCCGACGAGACCCTCGGGCAGTCATCAATGCCCCCCGACACCCCTGAGGCTACAGAGGCCAGTGGACCACCCTCCCCGACCCCCAATGACAAGCTGAGCCCAGCTTCTGAACTCCCCAAGGAGAGCCCCTTGGAGGTTTGGCTGAACCTGGGAGGCAGCACACCTGACCCTCAAGGGCCAGAGCCAACTTACCCCTTTCAGGGCACATTAGATCCCCACCCAGCCTCCGATATAATTGACATCGACTACTTCGAAGGATTGGATGGTGAGGGTCGGGGCGCAGACCTGGGGAGCTTCCCAGGGTCACCAGGAATCTCAGAGAACCACCCTGATACTGAGGGAGAGACCCCTTCCTGGAGCCTGCTTGACTTATATGATGACTTCACCCCCTTTGATGAATCTGATTTCTACCCCACCACATCCTTTTATGATGacttggaggaagaggaggaagaggaggatgacaAAGATGCAGTGGGAGGTGGAGacctggaaaatgaaaatgacctTCTAGTGCCCACTCGGAAGCCTGGTCTGGGGCCTGGGACAGGTCAGCCTACCAACCGGTGGCATGCTGTCCCTCCACAGCATACTCTGGGGTTGGTCCCTGGAAGCAGCATCGCCCTCAGGCCCCGCCCAGGAGTGTCAGGCAAGGACCTGGCCTCAAGCGAAAATGGCACTGAGTGCCGCAGTGGCTTCGTGCGGCATAACGGCTCCTGCCGGTCAGTGTGTGACCTCTTCCCAAGTTACTGTCACAATGGTGGGCAGTGTTACCTGGTGGAGAACATAGGGGCCTTCTGCAG GTGCAACACGCAGGACTACATCTGGCACAAGGGGATGCGCTGTGAGTCCATCATCACCGACTTCCAGGTGATGTGCGTGGCCGTGGGCTCGGCCGCCCTCGTGCTACTCCTGCTTTTCATGATGACGGTGTTCTTCGCCAAGAAGCTCTATCTGCTCAAGACAGAGAATACCAAGCTGCGTAGGACCAA gATGATCCTAGTGCCCCACACAAAATCCAGGAAGCTCTCAAGTCCTGCCTGA
- the CSPG5 gene encoding chondroitin sulfate proteoglycan 5 isoform X4, whose amino-acid sequence MKSGLAWEPRANDTQEAALPAAGEDETSWTAPGGELSIVGPEEALQASAAVTGTTWLEADSPGLGGVTAEAGSGDAQALPATLQAPDETLGQSSMPPDTPEATEASGPPSPTPNDKLSPASELPKESPLEVWLNLGGSTPDPQGPEPTYPFQGTLDPHPASDIIDIDYFEGLDGEGRGADLGSFPGSPGISENHPDTEGETPSWSLLDLYDDFTPFDESDFYPTTSFYDDLEEEEEEEDDKDAVGGGDLENENDLLVPTRKPGLGPGTGQPTNRWHAVPPQHTLGLVPGSSIALRPRPGVSGKDLASSENGTECRSGFVRHNGSCRSVCDLFPSYCHNGGQCYLVENIGAFCRCNTQDYIWHKGMRCESIITDFQVMCVAVGSAALVLLLLFMMTVFFAKKLYLLKTENTKLRRTNKFRTPSELHNDNFSLSTIAEGSHPNDDPSAPHKIQEALKSCLKEEESFNIQNSMSPKLEGGKGDQADLEVNCLQNNLT is encoded by the exons ATGAAGAGTGGCCTGGCATGGGAGCCGCGTGCCAACGACACACAGGAGGCCGCCTTGCCAGCAGCTGGAGAAGATGAGACCTCGTGGACGGCGCCGGGCGGCGAGCTGTCCATTGTGGGCCCAGAGGAGGCGCTGCAGGCGTCAGCTGCAGTGACCGGCACCACATGGCTAGAGGCTGACAGCCCCGGCCTGGGTGGAGTGACAGCAGAGGCGGGCAGCGGCGATGCCCAGGCCCTTCCAGCTACACTCCAGGCTCCCGACGAGACCCTCGGGCAGTCATCAATGCCCCCCGACACCCCTGAGGCTACAGAGGCCAGTGGACCACCCTCCCCGACCCCCAATGACAAGCTGAGCCCAGCTTCTGAACTCCCCAAGGAGAGCCCCTTGGAGGTTTGGCTGAACCTGGGAGGCAGCACACCTGACCCTCAAGGGCCAGAGCCAACTTACCCCTTTCAGGGCACATTAGATCCCCACCCAGCCTCCGATATAATTGACATCGACTACTTCGAAGGATTGGATGGTGAGGGTCGGGGCGCAGACCTGGGGAGCTTCCCAGGGTCACCAGGAATCTCAGAGAACCACCCTGATACTGAGGGAGAGACCCCTTCCTGGAGCCTGCTTGACTTATATGATGACTTCACCCCCTTTGATGAATCTGATTTCTACCCCACCACATCCTTTTATGATGacttggaggaagaggaggaagaggaggatgacaAAGATGCAGTGGGAGGTGGAGacctggaaaatgaaaatgacctTCTAGTGCCCACTCGGAAGCCTGGTCTGGGGCCTGGGACAGGTCAGCCTACCAACCGGTGGCATGCTGTCCCTCCACAGCATACTCTGGGGTTGGTCCCTGGAAGCAGCATCGCCCTCAGGCCCCGCCCAGGAGTGTCAGGCAAGGACCTGGCCTCAAGCGAAAATGGCACTGAGTGCCGCAGTGGCTTCGTGCGGCATAACGGCTCCTGCCGGTCAGTGTGTGACCTCTTCCCAAGTTACTGTCACAATGGTGGGCAGTGTTACCTGGTGGAGAACATAGGGGCCTTCTGCAG GTGCAACACGCAGGACTACATCTGGCACAAGGGGATGCGCTGTGAGTCCATCATCACCGACTTCCAGGTGATGTGCGTGGCCGTGGGCTCGGCCGCCCTCGTGCTACTCCTGCTTTTCATGATGACGGTGTTCTTCGCCAAGAAGCTCTATCTGCTCAAGACAGAGAATACCAAGCTGCGTAGGACCAA CAAATTCCGGACCCCATCTGAGCTCCACAACGATAACTTCTCCCTCTCCACCATTGCCGAGGGCTCTCACCCAAAT gATGATCCTAGTGCCCCACACAAAATCCAGGAAGCTCTCAAGTCCTGCCTGAAAGAGGAGGAGTCATTTAACATCCAGAACTCCATGTCGCCCAAGCTCGAGGGTGGCAAAGGTGACCAGGCTGACTTGGAGGTGAACTGTCTTCAGAATAATTTAACCTAA
- the CSPG5 gene encoding chondroitin sulfate proteoglycan 5 isoform X1 gives MGRTGGGGPGRGPPPLLLLLGATLVLTAGAVPAREAGSAVEAEELMKSGLAWEPRANDTQEAALPAAGEDETSWTAPGGELSIVGPEEALQASAAVTGTTWLEADSPGLGGVTAEAGSGDAQALPATLQAPDETLGQSSMPPDTPEATEASGPPSPTPNDKLSPASELPKESPLEVWLNLGGSTPDPQGPEPTYPFQGTLDPHPASDIIDIDYFEGLDGEGRGADLGSFPGSPGISENHPDTEGETPSWSLLDLYDDFTPFDESDFYPTTSFYDDLEEEEEEEDDKDAVGGGDLENENDLLVPTRKPGLGPGTGQPTNRWHAVPPQHTLGLVPGSSIALRPRPGVSGKDLASSENGTECRSGFVRHNGSCRSVCDLFPSYCHNGGQCYLVENIGAFCRCNTQDYIWHKGMRCESIITDFQVMCVAVGSAALVLLLLFMMTVFFAKKLYLLKTENTKLRRTNKFRTPSELHNDNFSLSTIAEGSHPNVRKLCNTPRTSSPHARALAHYDNVICQDDPSAPHKIQEALKSCLKEEESFNIQNSMSPKLEGGKGDQADLEVNCLQNNLT, from the exons ATGGGCCGAACCGGGGGTGGGGGCCCGGGCCGGGGACCGCCgccactgctgctgcttctggggGCCACGCTGGTCCTTACCGCTGGAGCCGTGCCGG CGCGCGAGGCAGGCAGCGCCGTGGAGGCCGAAGAGCTGATGAAGAGTGGCCTGGCATGGGAGCCGCGTGCCAACGACACACAGGAGGCCGCCTTGCCAGCAGCTGGAGAAGATGAGACCTCGTGGACGGCGCCGGGCGGCGAGCTGTCCATTGTGGGCCCAGAGGAGGCGCTGCAGGCGTCAGCTGCAGTGACCGGCACCACATGGCTAGAGGCTGACAGCCCCGGCCTGGGTGGAGTGACAGCAGAGGCGGGCAGCGGCGATGCCCAGGCCCTTCCAGCTACACTCCAGGCTCCCGACGAGACCCTCGGGCAGTCATCAATGCCCCCCGACACCCCTGAGGCTACAGAGGCCAGTGGACCACCCTCCCCGACCCCCAATGACAAGCTGAGCCCAGCTTCTGAACTCCCCAAGGAGAGCCCCTTGGAGGTTTGGCTGAACCTGGGAGGCAGCACACCTGACCCTCAAGGGCCAGAGCCAACTTACCCCTTTCAGGGCACATTAGATCCCCACCCAGCCTCCGATATAATTGACATCGACTACTTCGAAGGATTGGATGGTGAGGGTCGGGGCGCAGACCTGGGGAGCTTCCCAGGGTCACCAGGAATCTCAGAGAACCACCCTGATACTGAGGGAGAGACCCCTTCCTGGAGCCTGCTTGACTTATATGATGACTTCACCCCCTTTGATGAATCTGATTTCTACCCCACCACATCCTTTTATGATGacttggaggaagaggaggaagaggaggatgacaAAGATGCAGTGGGAGGTGGAGacctggaaaatgaaaatgacctTCTAGTGCCCACTCGGAAGCCTGGTCTGGGGCCTGGGACAGGTCAGCCTACCAACCGGTGGCATGCTGTCCCTCCACAGCATACTCTGGGGTTGGTCCCTGGAAGCAGCATCGCCCTCAGGCCCCGCCCAGGAGTGTCAGGCAAGGACCTGGCCTCAAGCGAAAATGGCACTGAGTGCCGCAGTGGCTTCGTGCGGCATAACGGCTCCTGCCGGTCAGTGTGTGACCTCTTCCCAAGTTACTGTCACAATGGTGGGCAGTGTTACCTGGTGGAGAACATAGGGGCCTTCTGCAG GTGCAACACGCAGGACTACATCTGGCACAAGGGGATGCGCTGTGAGTCCATCATCACCGACTTCCAGGTGATGTGCGTGGCCGTGGGCTCGGCCGCCCTCGTGCTACTCCTGCTTTTCATGATGACGGTGTTCTTCGCCAAGAAGCTCTATCTGCTCAAGACAGAGAATACCAAGCTGCGTAGGACCAA CAAATTCCGGACCCCATCTGAGCTCCACAACGATAACTTCTCCCTCTCCACCATTGCCGAGGGCTCTCACCCAAATGTAAGGAAACTTTGCAACACTCCCCGTACCTCCTCCCCCCATGCCCGTGCCTTGGCTCACTATGATAACGTTATCTGTCAG gATGATCCTAGTGCCCCACACAAAATCCAGGAAGCTCTCAAGTCCTGCCTGAAAGAGGAGGAGTCATTTAACATCCAGAACTCCATGTCGCCCAAGCTCGAGGGTGGCAAAGGTGACCAGGCTGACTTGGAGGTGAACTGTCTTCAGAATAATTTAACCTAA